From the genome of Roseivivax sp. THAF197b:
CTGCGCCGCTTCGTGACCGATACGCCGCGCTACGCGCATTTCGACATCTACGGCTGGCAGCCGCAGGCCGCGCCCGGTCGCAGCAAGGGCGGGGTCGGACAGGGCGCGCGCGCCATCCTCGCCGCATTGCCGGAGCTTCTTGACCTGTGAGCGACGGCACGCAATCCGCAATACCGACGGACCGGCGCCTTCTGGCAGCCAACGGGCGCGTGGCGGCGGACGCGCTGAAGGGAGAAGTCGCCGCGGATCGCTTCGTCGCCGGGCAAGTGCGCCGGGTCGGCGTACCCGTCGCGGACCTCTTGCGCGATCCCGGCGGGACAAGGGACCGCCAACTCCTGATGGGGGCGCGGATCACGCTGTTCGAGACGCGGGACGGTTGGGCCTTCGTGCAAGCCGATGCGGATGGCTATGTGGGTTATGTGGCCGAAGACGCCCTCGTCGCGGATCATCCCGTCACACACCGCGTCGCGGCCCGGGCCACGCATCTTTACGAGGCCCCCTCGATCAAGGCGCCGGAGCGCGCGACGCTCAGCCTTGGCACGATTGTCGCCGTCTCGGGCGCCGACGGAGCCTTCGCCCGGACAGAGGCGGGGTACATCCCCAGCGTTCATCTCGAGGCGATCGACACGGTGCACGCCGATCCAGTCGCCGTGGCGGAGCGCCTGCTGGGCACGCCTTATCTCTGGGGCGGAAACTCGGCCCAGGGGATCGATTGCTCGGGCCTTGTTCAGATCGGCTGTCACTTTGCGGGCCTCGATTGCCCTGGCGACAGCGACCTGCAAGAGGCCGCCTT
Proteins encoded in this window:
- a CDS encoding C40 family peptidase yields the protein MSDGTQSAIPTDRRLLAANGRVAADALKGEVAADRFVAGQVRRVGVPVADLLRDPGGTRDRQLLMGARITLFETRDGWAFVQADADGYVGYVAEDALVADHPVTHRVAARATHLYEAPSIKAPERATLSLGTIVAVSGADGAFARTEAGYIPSVHLEAIDTVHADPVAVAERLLGTPYLWGGNSAQGIDCSGLVQIGCHFAGLDCPGDSDLQEAAFAPFRTQDAPRRGDILFWRGHVAWVSAPDTILHANAHHMAVAYEGLDAAVARIAAQGDGSVTSHVRLQLEVSHDP